In Lysobacter firmicutimachus, one genomic interval encodes:
- a CDS encoding efflux RND transporter periplasmic adaptor subunit, protein MRPSTGFPLCFALVSALALAACGKGAAPQGGPGGDGPGRSGDRPVPVTVESVRLRPWNDSLQALGNVKARESVTVTAKVSEIVQTVHFDSGDRVAAGASLVTLSGKAQQAALAQAEAAAKEAESLYQRQSELAAQQLIARSALDTQRATRDATRARVEQMKADIGDRVIRAPFAGVLGIRQVSPGSLVTPGTPIATLDDTDRVYVDFPVPETRLASLARGQRIDGGSAAYPGRTFEGTVGTVDARIDPATRAVTVRGEFANPEHLLRPGMLIQVTLLQPERQALLVPEIAVVQVGTDSYVFRVKPDQTVERADVRVGARREGLAEIVEGLAAGDRIVVDGTGKLRVGSKIAAAPAGAATPPAKAAAGKGGAHD, encoded by the coding sequence ATGCGACCCAGTACCGGATTCCCCCTGTGTTTCGCCCTCGTTTCTGCGCTGGCCCTGGCCGCCTGCGGCAAGGGGGCGGCGCCCCAGGGCGGTCCAGGCGGGGACGGGCCCGGCAGGAGCGGCGACCGGCCGGTGCCGGTGACGGTCGAGTCGGTGCGTCTGCGGCCGTGGAACGACAGCCTGCAGGCGCTGGGCAACGTCAAGGCGCGCGAGTCGGTCACGGTCACCGCCAAGGTCAGCGAAATCGTCCAGACCGTGCATTTCGACAGCGGCGACCGGGTCGCGGCCGGCGCGTCGCTGGTCACCCTCAGCGGCAAGGCCCAGCAGGCCGCCCTGGCCCAGGCCGAAGCCGCGGCCAAGGAAGCCGAGAGCCTGTACCAGCGCCAGAGCGAGCTGGCCGCGCAGCAGCTGATCGCGCGCTCGGCGCTGGACACCCAGCGCGCCACCCGCGACGCCACCCGCGCCCGGGTCGAACAGATGAAGGCCGACATCGGCGACCGGGTGATCCGGGCGCCGTTCGCCGGCGTGCTCGGCATCCGCCAGGTCAGCCCGGGTTCGCTGGTCACCCCGGGCACGCCGATCGCCACCCTCGACGACACCGACCGCGTCTACGTCGACTTCCCGGTGCCGGAAACCCGCCTGGCCAGCCTGGCCCGCGGCCAGCGCATCGACGGCGGCAGCGCCGCTTACCCCGGGCGCACGTTCGAAGGCACGGTCGGCACGGTCGACGCGCGCATCGACCCGGCCACGCGCGCGGTCACCGTGCGCGGCGAGTTCGCCAATCCCGAGCACTTGTTGCGCCCGGGCATGCTGATCCAGGTGACCCTGCTGCAGCCCGAGCGCCAGGCGCTGCTGGTGCCGGAGATCGCGGTGGTCCAGGTGGGCACCGATTCCTACGTGTTCCGGGTCAAGCCGGACCAAACCGTCGAACGCGCCGACGTGCGCGTGGGCGCGCGCCGCGAGGGCCTGGCCGAAATCGTCGAGGGCCTGGCCGCCGGCGACCGCATCGTCGTCGACGGCACCGGCAAGCTGCGCGTCGGCAGCAAGATCGCCGCCGCGCCGGCGGGCGCCGCGACGCCGCCGGCGAAGGCCGCGGCCGGCAAGGGCGGCGCGCATGACTGA
- the cysK gene encoding cysteine synthase A: MIHDSILDTVGRTPVVRLHRLAPAHVTLYAKVEAFNPGGSVKDRLALAIVLDAEARGLLKPGDTVIEATSGNTGVALAMVCAARGYKFVATMSETFSVERRKLMRAYGAKVILTPAAERGSGMVRRAAELAEKHGWFLARQFENPANPAYHRSTTAAEILQDFAGRRLDHFVSGWGTGGTLTGVGEMLRLARPEVQVTACEPAGAALLSGKEWQPHKIQGWTPDFVPAVLNRNAAHAILSVDDVLARDTARRLAAEEGLFVGISAGATAAAALEVARNAEPGAVILAMLPDTGERYLSTFLFEGIAEGSDDEWLASLG; this comes from the coding sequence ATGATCCACGACAGCATTCTCGACACCGTCGGCCGCACGCCGGTGGTGCGCCTGCACCGCCTCGCTCCCGCCCACGTGACGCTCTACGCCAAGGTCGAGGCCTTCAATCCCGGCGGCTCGGTCAAGGACCGCCTGGCCCTGGCGATCGTGCTCGACGCCGAGGCGCGCGGCCTGCTCAAGCCCGGCGACACCGTGATCGAGGCGACCTCGGGCAATACCGGCGTGGCCCTGGCGATGGTCTGCGCCGCGCGCGGCTACAAGTTCGTGGCGACGATGAGCGAGACCTTCTCGGTCGAGCGGCGCAAGCTGATGCGCGCCTACGGCGCCAAGGTGATCCTGACCCCGGCCGCCGAACGCGGCAGCGGCATGGTCCGGCGCGCCGCCGAACTGGCCGAGAAACACGGCTGGTTCCTGGCCCGCCAGTTCGAGAACCCGGCCAATCCGGCCTACCACCGCAGCACCACCGCGGCCGAAATCCTGCAGGACTTCGCCGGCCGCCGGCTGGATCATTTCGTCAGCGGCTGGGGCACCGGCGGCACCCTCACCGGAGTCGGCGAAATGCTGCGCCTGGCCCGACCCGAGGTGCAGGTCACCGCCTGCGAACCGGCCGGCGCCGCCCTGCTCAGCGGCAAGGAATGGCAGCCGCACAAGATCCAGGGCTGGACCCCGGACTTCGTCCCGGCGGTACTCAACCGCAACGCCGCGCACGCGATCCTGTCGGTCGACGACGTGCTCGCCCGCGACACCGCGCGCCGGCTCGCCGCCGAGGAAGGCCTCTTCGTCGGCATTTCCGCCGGCGCCACCGCGGCCGCGGCGCTGGAAGTGGCGCGCAATGCCGAGCCCGGCGCGGTGATCCTGGCGATGCTGCCGGACACCGGCGAGCGCTACCTCAGCACCTTCCTGTTCGAAGGCATCGCCGAGGGCAGCGACGACGAATGGCTGGCCTCGCTGGGTTGA
- a CDS encoding class I fructose-bisphosphate aldolase: MSIEQLAETAQAMVAAGKGIIAIDESNATIAKRFAGVGIDNTEENRRAYRELLLTTPKIGDYISGAILYDETIRQSTKAGVPFTKIMMDNGVIPGIKVDKGPQPLAGFPGEVVTEGLDGLRARLEEYYKLGARFAKWRAVINIGDDIPSGTCIEANSHALARYAALCQEQGLVPMVEPEVIMDGSHDIDTCFEVTEVTLRSLFGALYEHSVLLEGTILKASMVLPGTLAAEKASVEEVAAATLQCLKSTVPATLPGIVFLSGGQSDEDATAHLNAMNLMGPNPWPLSFSYGRAMQSAALKLWSQDLAGNVAKAQQTVYERAKANGLAALGQWQKAA; this comes from the coding sequence ATGAGCATCGAACAGCTTGCCGAAACCGCCCAGGCGATGGTCGCCGCGGGCAAGGGCATCATCGCCATCGACGAGTCGAACGCCACCATCGCCAAGCGCTTCGCCGGCGTCGGCATCGACAACACCGAGGAGAACCGCCGCGCTTACCGCGAGCTGCTGCTCACCACGCCGAAGATCGGCGACTACATCTCCGGCGCGATCCTGTACGACGAAACCATCCGCCAGTCGACCAAGGCCGGCGTGCCGTTCACCAAGATCATGATGGACAACGGCGTGATCCCGGGCATCAAGGTCGACAAGGGCCCGCAGCCGCTGGCCGGCTTCCCGGGCGAAGTCGTCACCGAAGGCCTGGACGGCCTGCGTGCGCGCCTGGAGGAGTACTACAAGCTCGGCGCTCGCTTCGCCAAGTGGCGCGCGGTCATCAACATCGGCGACGACATCCCGTCGGGCACCTGCATCGAAGCCAACAGCCACGCGCTGGCGCGCTACGCCGCGCTGTGCCAGGAGCAGGGGCTGGTGCCGATGGTCGAGCCGGAAGTGATCATGGACGGCAGCCACGACATCGATACCTGCTTCGAAGTCACCGAAGTGACCCTGCGCTCGCTGTTCGGCGCGCTGTACGAGCACAGCGTGCTGCTCGAGGGCACCATCCTCAAGGCGTCGATGGTCCTGCCGGGCACCCTGGCCGCCGAGAAGGCCAGCGTCGAGGAAGTCGCCGCCGCCACCCTGCAGTGCCTGAAGTCGACCGTGCCGGCGACCCTGCCGGGCATCGTGTTCCTGTCCGGCGGCCAGTCCGACGAGGACGCCACCGCCCACCTCAACGCGATGAACCTGATGGGCCCGAACCCGTGGCCGCTGTCGTTCTCCTACGGCCGCGCCATGCAGTCGGCGGCGCTGAAGCTGTGGTCGCAGGATCTGGCCGGCAACGTCGCCAAGGCCCAGCAGACCGTGTACGAGCGCGCCAAGGCCAACGGCCTGGCCGCGCTGGGCCAGTGGCAGAAGGCGGCCTGA